One part of the Prunus persica cultivar Lovell chromosome G5, Prunus_persica_NCBIv2, whole genome shotgun sequence genome encodes these proteins:
- the LOC18776206 gene encoding kinetochore protein spc25, whose protein sequence is MDSQPEESVRTKMESLRMACEKEIPILQQNMDTFTASFQGDLASIRATVQETLRYQGKVGEAKAKLREAEDELFKALAVKTRKEAKRMALMDAIAARKARIEEIKRTVQDRRDTRDEYAAILSQQSTESEEEFNQDSKDEIQEAISWYNRILGFHIEGGHGVKFTFKNICSKNPNQEFSFTVRHANDTYTLLDCDPHLNEIKELIRELNRTNGLFKFVRDMRLKFQEAAAQGLTTVLPQDSSSISGSAPAFSVSTERSESVAKIGELQIQYGEDNSQFKKPNHGKGSKYALLSPRSASSVRRSPRFKVKK, encoded by the exons ATGGACAGCCAACCGGAGGAGTCCGTACGGACGAAGATGGAATCGCTACGGATGGCCTGCGAGAAGGAGATTCCGATTCTGCAGCAGAACATGGATACCTTCACGGCCTCGTTTCAGGGCGACCTGGCTTCGATCCGCGCCACAGTGCAAGAAACCCTCCGATACCAAG GTAAAGTAGGAGAGGCTAAAGCTAAGTTGAGGGAAGCTGAGGATGAATTGTTTAAAGCCCTAGCAG TGAAGACCCGTAAAGAGGCTAAGCGGATGGCATTGATGGACGCCATTGCTGCTAGGAAAGCTAGGattgaagaaattaaaagaacaGTGCAAGATCGAAGGGATACGAGGGATGAATATGCTGCAATTCTTTCTCAGCAATCTACCG AATCTGAAGAAGAGTTTAACCAAGACAGTAAGGATGAAATTCAAGAGGCCATCTCGTGGTATAATAGGATTCTTGGTTTTCATATTGAAGGCGGACATG GGGTAAAATTCACATTCAAGAACATTTGttcaaaaaatccaaatcaGGAGTTCTCTTTCACTGTCCGCCATGCAAATGATACTTACACAT TGTTAGATTGTGATCCGCACTTGAATGAGATCAAAGAGTTGATTCGTGAATTGAACAGAACCAATGGATTATTTAAATTTGTCAGAGATATGAGACTGAAGTTTCAAGAAGCTGCAGCTCAAG GATTAACCACTGTTCTTCCTCAAGACTCTTCCTCGATTTCTGGGTCTGCTCCAGCTTTTTCAGTGTCAACTGAGAGAAGTGAATCTGTGGCCAAGATTGGTGAGCTCCAAATTCAATATGGAGAAGATAATAGTCAATTCAAGAAACCTAACCATGGAAAGGGGAGTAAATATGCACTACTATCTCCTAGGTCTGCATCGTCTGTGCGTCGGTCTCCACGTTTTAAG GTCAAGAAATGA
- the LOC18776104 gene encoding phosphatidylinositol transfer protein CSR1, with translation MELRICNPLRRLPFLSNCSYQIKSSQVRRFSVRSCRLDPNESHKLVLQVKKKLEKDHQSLPVGKNGRDDEDMILWFLKDRKFSVDESVERLTKAIKWREEFGVSELSHDSVKSVAETGKAYVHDFLDVNGRPVLIVDASKHLPAVHDHAENEKLCVFLIEKALSALPEGTEDILGIFDLRGFGTENADLSFITFLFDVFYYYYPKRLGQVLFVEAPFIFKPIWQLAKPLLKSYASLVRFCSVETVRKEYFTDATVPANFRD, from the exons atggagCTCCGTATCTGCAACCCTCTTCGTCgtcttccttttctctccaATTGCTCCTATCAAATTAAATCCTCCCAAGTTCGAAGGTTCTCTGTTCGGAGCTGCCGCTTAGACCCCAACGAATCACACAAG CTAGTTTTGCAagtgaagaagaagcttgAGAAAGATCATCAAAGTCTCCCTGTAGGCAAAAATGGAAGAGATGATGAGGATATGATCCTCTGGTTTCTCAAGGACCGCAAGTTTTCGGTCGACGAATCTGTTGAAAGACTGACTAAAGCAATT AAATGGCGTGAAGAATTTGGGGTGTCTGAATTATCTCACGATTCAGTGAAGAGTGTAGCCGAAACTGGAAAAGCTTATGTACATGACTTTCTTGATGTTAATGGTAGACCAGTTCTCATAGTGGATGCCTCTAAGCATCTTCCTGCT GTGCATGATCATGCTGAGAATGAGAAGCTCTGCGTGTTTTTGATTGAGAAGGCATTGAGTGCTCTTCCAGAAGGGACAGAAGACATACTTGGAATCTTTGACCTACGAGGCTTTGGTACAGAGAATGCAGATTTAAGTTTCATAACATTTTTG TTTGATGTTTTCTACTATTATTATCCAAAGCGATTGGGCCAAGTCCTCTTTGTGGAAGCTCCATTTATATTCAAGCCAATTTGGCAGCTGGCCAAGCCTTTGTTAAAATCATATGCTTCGTTG GTGAGGTTTTGCTCCGTGGAGACTGTCAGGAAGGAATATTTTACAGATGCAACGGTGCCAGCCAATTTTAGAGACTGA
- the LOC18776667 gene encoding plant UBX domain-containing protein 10 codes for MSSAMREGVRSAGEASHNGIVRRMVSLPRSIIGGFSRAMGHRRGLIGIGGRKAQTLPSNFQLQQPEEPLIGLDVSAFLPSFEQQYGTMHPFFYACHFMEALKIAEGEHKFLFMYLHSPEHPFTPSYCRETLSSELVVQFLDANFVSWGALADRGEGLQMAATMNPSCFPFCAVIAPAPGESIAVLRQMEGPISPTELVGILQRTVEEQGSAFRSSKVKQAEAIIADRRLREEQDAAYLAALQLDKEKEKLKNLPPADTAQKPAEAPTKAKNERLQNYPTKQQYGKTKEASSTRGAQYKEVANRGKDPQAAAQILIRFPNGERREQCFLCTDKVQSIYRYIDSLGLPGIANYRLISSFPKRVYGVDQMGITLKDAGLHPRATLFLELL; via the exons ATGTCATCGGCAATGAGGGAAGGCGTAAGATCAGCAGGAGAGGCCTCTCACAATGGGATTGTTCGCCGGATGGTAAGCCTTCCCAGAAGCATTATAGGAGGATTTTCAAGAGCCATGGGTCATCGTAGAGGCCTAATAGGAATAGGAGGAAGAAAAGCCCAAACTCTACCATCAAACTTTCAACTGCAGCAACCAGAAGAGCCCCTAATTGGTCTAGATGTATCAGCTTTTCTACCTAGCTTTGAGCAGCAATATGGCACCATGCATCCATTCTTTTATGCTTGCCATTTTATGGAGGCCTTAAAGATTGCAGAGGGTGAACACAAGTTCTTGTTCATGTATCTCCACTCACCGGAACATCCCTTCACACCCTCTTACTGTAGGGAGACACTGTCTTCAGAGCTGGTGGTGCAGTTTCTTGATGCTAACTTTGTTTCCTGGGGAGCACTTGCTGATAGAGGGGAAGGTCTACAAATGGCTGCAACAATGAACCCTTCTTGCTTTCCATTCTGTGCTGTTATAGCTCCTGCTCCTGGTGAAAGCATAGCAGTGCTAAGACAG ATGGAAGGACCAATTTCCCCAACTGAGCTGGTGGGGATTCTGCAGAGGACTGTGGAGGAACAAGGGTCGGCTTTTCGTAGTTCAAAGGTCAAGCAGGCAGAAGCTATAATAGCAGACCGTCGTCTAAGAGAAGAACAAGATGCAGCATATCTTGCAGCTCTGCAGTTAGACAAG GAAAAGGAGAAGCTAAAGAATCTACCTCCAGCAGACACAGCTCAGAAACCAGCAGAAGCCCCTACCAAAGCAAAAAATGAGAGACTTCAAAACTACCCTACCAAACAACAGTACGGAAAAACCAAAGAGGCTTCTAGTACAAGAGGAGCTCAATACAAGGAGGTTGCAAATAGGGGGAAGGATCCTCAGGCTGCTGCACAG ATACTGATAAGGTTTCCAAATGGGGAAAGAAGAGAGCAGTGCTTTTTGTGCACAGACAAAGTGCAGTCAATTTACAGATACATAGATTCATTAGGCCTCCCTGGTATAGCAAACTACAGATTGATTTCAAGCTTCCCAAAAAGAGTTTATGGGGTTGACCAAATGGGGATCACACTCAAGGATGCTGGACTGCATCCAAGAGCAACCCTCTTTCTTGAACTTCTGTGA
- the LOC18776790 gene encoding uncharacterized protein LOC18776790: MKGDYSGPWTKQKNENNTPSSCCYAIQHTTRRQQQCIQTQTVVVVVPKQKPTPLKHSSKLALPPCHIHTNTFSFVPMLLVLLFLVASSLFTPALSHPIVSDSGRRLSPANQTFRPGSELNKLRVVQSYLKKINKPAVKTIQSPDGDVIDCVLSHLQPAFDHPELKGQKPLDEPERPKDKGRNNTDIVGDSYQLWSDSGESCPQGTVPIRRTADKDILRASSIRRFGRKPRRSVRRDSSGSGHEHAVVFVNGDQYYGAKASINVWAPRVTDQYEFSLSQIWVISGSFGHDLNTIEAGWQVSPELYGDNYPRFFTYWTTDAYQATGCYNLLCSGFVQTNNKIAIGAAISPRSSYGSRQFDIGLMVWKDPKHGHWWLEFGNGLLVGYWPAFLFSHLRSHASMVQFGGEIVNSRSMGYHTSTQMGSGQFAEAGFGKASYFRNLQVVDWDNNLLPLTNLHLLADHPNCYDIRQGRNNVWGTYFYYGGPGRNVRCP; this comes from the exons ATGAAGGGAGATTATTCAGGTCCATGGACAAAACAGAAGAATGAAAACAACACACCCTCCTCATGTTGTTATGCAATTCAGCACACAACAAGAAGACAACAACAATGCATACAAACACAaactgttgttgttgttgtaccAAAACAGAAACCTACTCCACTAAAACATTCCTCTAAACTGGCTCTTCCTCCTTGCCACATCCACACCAACACTTTCTCATTCGTTCCCATgcttcttgttcttttatttcttgttgcttcttctctcttcaccCCTGCATTGTCACACCCAATTGTCTCAGATTCCGGCCGCCGCCTCTCGCCGGCCAATCAGACTTTTCGGCCAGGTTCAGAGTTGAACAAGTTGAGGGTTGTCCAATCATATTTAAAGAAGATCAACAAGCCTGCAGTCAAGACTATCCag AGCCCTGATGGTGATGTGATAGACTGTGTTTTATCTCATCTTCAACCAGCTTTTGACCATCCTGAGCTTAAAGGACAGAAGCCATTG GATGAACCAGAGAGGCCCAAAGACAAAGGCCGTAACAACACAGATATAGTGGGAGACAGTTATCAACTGTGGTCAGATTCTGGTGAATCCTGCCCACAAGGAACTGTTCCAATCAGGAGGACAGCAGATAAAGACATTTTAAGAGCAAGCTCCATCAGAAGATTTGGAAGAAAACCAAGAAGAAGTGTGAGGAGAGACTCATCAGGCAGTGGCCATGAG CATGCAGTTGTGTTTGTAAATGGAGATCAATACTATGGAGCAAAGGCCAGCATAAATGTGTGGGCTCCACGTGTGACTGATCAATATGAATTTAGCTTGTCACAGATTTGGGTAATCTCTGGTTCATTTGGCCATGATCTAAATACCATTGAAGCTGGATGGCAG gTTAGCCCAGAGTTATATGGAGACAACTACCCTAGATTCTTTACATACTGGACA ACAGATGCATATCAAGCCACTGGATGCTACAACTTGCTTTGCTCTGGCTTTGTCCAAACTAATAACAAGATTGCTATTGGAGCAGCAATATCTCCAAGGTCTTCTTATGGTAGCAGACAATTTGACATTGGCTTGATGGTTTGGAAG GATCCAAAGCACGGTCACTGGTGGCTAGAATTTGGTAATGGCCTACTAGTTGGATATTGGCCTGCATTCTTGTTTAGTCACCTGAGGAGCCATGCAAGCATGGTGCAATTTGGAGGAGAAATTGTAAATAGTAGATCAATGGGATACCACACATCTACACAAATGGGGAGTGGCCAATTTGCAGAAGCTGGATTTGGAAAAGCATCTTACTTCAGAAATTTGCAAGTAGTTGATTGGGATAATAACCTACTTCCTCTCACAAATCTTCACCTCCTGGCTGATCATCCAAATTGTTATGACATAAGACAAGGAAGAAACAATGTATGGGGGACTTACTTTTACTATGGAGGCCCTGGAAGAAATGTAAGGTGTCCATGA
- the LOC18776489 gene encoding probable apyrase 7: MEPKSPSKLKLSIMGFAQYKQALRTGFMVTVIILLLFGAYFVFIPGKGHSVSKGPYYTVVVDCGSTGTRVNVYKWLARAVSSKELPILLYSYPDNSTDGMLWKSCKYHCLQTEPGLDKSVGNLSGVRASLEPLITLAEHKVPSEKRRDTPIFVLATAGLRRLAMEDARRVLNDIEAIVKEHTFLYEKSWIRVLSGQEEAYYGWVALNYKMGSFGNHSRSPTLGLLDLGGSSLQIVVEVDDTREDANLVRSKFGFVEHDILAYSLSEFGLNEAFDRTVVMLSHMEQLRESASGIVEIRHPCLHTDIVQNYTCYGCSQLNAPDQKKVTSQVQETKFPSVYLVGVPNWEQCRRLARVAAINSSTADTDHRARSCSDNGSEMINLTAFAHPKARFHALSGFFAVYDKLNLSTRATLTKIWEKGQQVCSRSGSDLSSNSQNAYFTWQYCFRVPYVASLIDDALCLGDKEIIFGPADVTWTLGAALVEGEYLWSSPTRSQSSILALNMEVISSPIFVLVLLLCILLIVYCCQVKLPMIGRKSTVRGQKMID; the protein is encoded by the exons ATGGAACCCAAATCTCCTTCAAAACTTAAGCTCTCAATCATGGGATTTGCTCAATACAAGCAGGCGTTGAGAACGGGTTTTATGGTTACAGTTATAATACTCTTATTATTTGGTGCCTATTTTGTGTTTATACCCGGGAAAGGCCATAGTGTATCTAAAGGACCATATTATACGGTGGTTGTTGATTGTGGAAGCACAGGGACCCGAGTAAATGTGTACAAGTGGCTGGCAAGGGCTGTAAGTAGTAAGGAATTGCCGATTTTGTTGTATTCTTATCCCGACAATTCAACTGATGGAATGCTTTGGAAAAGTTGTAAGTATCACTGTCTGCAAACTGAGCCTGGTTTGGATAAATCTGTCGGAAACTTATCAGGAGTAAGAGCATCTTTGGAACCATTAATTACATTGGCAGAACATAAGGTTCCTTCTGAAAAACGCAGAGACACTCCCATTTTTGTTCTAGCTACTGCTGGACTAAGGAGATTGGCAATGGAGGATGCTAGGCGGGTATTGAATGACATAGAAGCTATTGTAAAAGAACATACTTTTTTGTATGAAAAGAGTTGGATACGGGTGTTGAGTGGCCAAGAAGAAGCTTATTATGGTTGGGTGgctctaaattataaaatgggtAGCTTTGGGAATCATTCAAGGTCACCCACTTTGGGACTTCTTGACTTAGGAGGTTCATCATTGCAGATTGTCGTGGAAGTTGATGATACAAGAGAAGATGCGAACTTAGTGAGATCAAAATTTGGTTTTGTCGAACATGATATTTTAGCTTACTCATTGTCGGAATTTGGATTGAATGAAGCATTTGATAGGACGGTTGTTATGCTCAGCCATATGGAACAACTCAGAGAAAGTGCTTCTGGTATAGTAGAGATCAGACATCCTTGTCTTCATACTGACATTGTGCAAAACTATACCTGCTATGGTTGCTCCCAGCTTAACGCTCCTGATCAGAAAAAAGTGACCAGTCAAGTGCAGGAAACTAAATTTCCTTCTGTGTATCTGGTTGGAGTGCCGAATTGGGAGCAATGCAGAAGACTTGCTAGGGTTGCTGCTATCAATTCAAGCACAGCTGACACAGACCATAGAGCACGGTCATGTTCTGATAATG GGAGTGAAATGATAAATTTGACTGCTTTTGCTCACCCCAAAGCCCGCTTTCATGCACTTTCTGGATTTTTTGCTGTTTATGACAAGTTGAATTTGAGCACAAGAGCCACCTTGACGAAGATTTGGGAGAAAGGCCAGCAAGTATGCTCCAGATCAGGGTCTGACCTAAGCAGTAATTCACAGAATGCATATTTTACTTGGCAATATTGTTTTCGTGTGCCTTATGTGGCATCGCTCATTGACGATGCCCTGTGTCTTGGTGACAAAGAGATCATTTTTGGTCCTGCGGATGTTACTTGGACATTAGGAGCTGCATTGGTCGAAGGAGAATATTTATGGTCAAGTCCTACTAGATCTCAAAGTAGCATTTTAGCCCTAAATATGGAGGTTATATCCTCTCCCATTTTTGTACTTGTTTTACTTCTTTGTATTCTATTGATTGTATATTGTTGTCAAGTCAAGCTCCCCATGATAGGCAGGAAGAGCACAGTAAGAGGACAGAAGATGATAGATTAG
- the LOC18776958 gene encoding jmjC domain-containing protein 4: protein MGIKIGGQIEKVNGKELSYDEFVERYMEKNHPVVLTGLMDDWKACRDWVTDNGQPNLQFFATHFGKSKVQVADCGTREFTDQKRLEMTVAEFVEQWLGDPMQEHGNASSHSAMSKMSLYLKDWHFVKEYPEFEAYTTPVFFCDDWLNIYLDNYHMHNDPNIYSENNEISCSDYRFVYMGAKGTWTPFHADVFRSYSWSANVCGKKRWLLLSPSQSHLVFDRNMKSCVYNIFDEVNETKISGFAETIWLECTQEQNEIIFVPSGWYHQVHNLEGTISINHNWFNAYNLRWVWDLLLRDYNEAKEYIEDIKDVCDDFEGLCQRNLAANTGMNFNDFLIFLARLSLANYIQLHYLSRKNGNHTWNLSPIAQHLTFNLASIQKIALNIKSVEDLTGSHGFHLDFRETLKDPEFFKLCTILGKTYGMVHMQLNWNSATKNAWIDDMKDLDVIGTCSSQVCNPEDLIKFIELAVAEFMGVRIAEDDSRLK, encoded by the exons ATGGGTATCAAAATTGGCGGGCAAATTGAGAAGGTGAATGGGAAAGAGCTCAGTTACGATGAGTTTGTGGAGAGGTACATGGAGAAAAACCACCCTGTGGTGCTCACAGGTCTCATGGACGATTGGAAGGCTTGCAGAGACTGGGTCACTGACAATGGCCAGCCCAATCTTCAATTTTTCGCTACCCATTTTGGGAAATCCAAAGTTCAG GTTGCGGATTGTGGTACTAGAGAATTCACAGATCAGAAAAGGTTGGAAATGACTGTTGCAGAATTTGTTGAGCAATGGCTTGGGGACCCCATGCAGGAGCATGGCAATGCTTCAAGTCATTCAGCTATGAGCAAGATGTCGCTATATTTGAAGGACTGGCATTTTGTAAAG GAGTACCCAGAATTCGAAGCATACACAACTCCGGTGTTCTTTTGTGATGATTGGCTCAACATATATCTTGACAATTATCATATGCATAATGATCCCAACATTTACTCAGAAAATAACGAAATAAGTTGCTCTGATTATCGTTTTGTTTACATGGGAGCAAAAG GCACCTGGACTCCTTTTCATGCTGATGTTTTTAGGTCATATAGCTGGTCAGCCAATGTGTGCGGCAAAAAACGGTGGCTTCTCCTGTCTCCTTCTCAAAGTCATCTTGTGTTTGACAG GAATATGAAAAGCTGTGTATATAATATCTTTGATGAAGTTAATGAAACTAAGATTTCTGGGTTTGCAGAG ACTATCTGGTTGGAGTGCACTCAAGAGCAAAATGAGATTATCTTTGTGCCTAGCGGATGGTATCATCAAGTTCATAATTTG GAAGGTACAATTTCAATAAACCACAACTGGTTCAACGCTTATAATCTCCGTTGGGTG TGGGATTTGCTCTTGAGGGACTACAACGAGGCTAAGGAGTACATAGAAGACATCAAGGATGTATGTGATGACTTTGAAGGTCTCTGCCAACGCAACCTTGCCGCTAATACAG GCATGAACTTCAATGATTTCTTAATCTTCCTAGCACGGTTGTCCTTAGCCAACTATATCCAACTTCATTATCTCTCTAGAAAGAATGGAAATCACACTTGGAATTTATCCCCAATAGCTCAGCATTTGACTTTCAACCTTGCATCTATTCAGAAAATTGCGTTGAATATAAAATCTGTAGAAGATTTGACAGGAAGTCATGGatttcatttggattttcGGGAAACCTTAAAGGATCCTGAGTTCTTTAAACTGTGTACAATTTTGGGAAAAACATATGGGATGGTACACATGCAACTGAACTGGAATTCTGCAACAAAGAATGCTTGGATAGATGATATGAAGGACTTGGACGTCATAGGAACTTGTAGTTCTCAAGTCTGCAATCCTGAAGATCTTATTAAATTTATAGAACTTGCTGTTGCAGAATTCATGGGCGTTCGAATAGCAGAAGATGATTCCCGTCTAAAGTGA
- the LOC18776267 gene encoding probable LRR receptor-like serine/threonine-protein kinase At4g26540 gives MPVYPWPLLLLSSFFLVFLSVSPLALALNPQGQALFSWKQSINGSTEALRNWNPSDQHPCGWFGVTCNLNNQVVELNLKYLDLLGKLPSNFTSLSTISKLTLSGTNLTGSIPKQISTLQELTLLDLSDNALSGEIPVEICSLPKLEQLYLSTNRLEGSIPIEIGNLTSLKWLVLFDNQLSGSLPSSTGNLHNLQVIRAGGNKNLEGPLPHEIGNCNNLVMLGLAETSISGSLPSTLGLLKKLQTLAIYTALLSGPIPPELGDCSELRDIYLYENSITGSVPSQLGNINNLQNLLLWQNNLVGVLPPELGNCLQLQVIDISMNSLTGSIPQSFGNLTSLQELQLSVNQISGEIPAQLGNCRKLTHIELDNNQITGSIPAEFGNLSNLTLLFLWQNKLEGTVPSSISNCLNLEAVDLSQNGLNGPVPGGLFNLQKLTKLLLLSNNFSGEIPPEIGNCSSLIRFRASGNKLTGAIPPQIGKLKNLNFLDLGSNRLTRTIPEEISSCRNLTFLDLHSNSIGGNLPGSFDQLVSLQFVDFSDNLIEGTLSAGLGSLSSLTKLVLGKNQFTGAIPSELGLCPKLQLLDLSGNELTGNIPASLGKIPALEIALNLSWNQLSGDIPKEFADLDKLGILDVCHNQLTGDLQFLAAMQNLVVLNVSHNNFSGRVPDTPFFAKLPLSVLSSNPSLCFSGNSQCAENSDNTGGGSRRRNIAARVAMVVLLCTACALLLAAFYIILGAKRRGPPGLFGGSHEPDPEDDSEVDVGPPWEVTLYQKLELSIVEVARSLTPCNVIGRGRSGVVYQVPIPSGLSLAVKRFRTSEKYSASAFSSEIATLARIRHRNIVRLLGWGANRRTKLLFYDYLANGNLGSLLHEGSAGLVEWDSRFRIALGVAEGLAYLHHDCQPAILHRDVKAQNILLGDRYEAVLADFGLARLVEEDDQNGPFSANPQFAGSYGYIAPEYACMLKITAKSDVYSYGVVLLEIITGKKPVDPSFTDGQHVIQWVRDHLKSKKDPVEILDPKLQGYPDTQIQEMLQALGISLLCTSNRAEDRPTMKDVAALLREIRHDQPPTGGEAHKPASNALKNSSSSVTPAQLLQLQGSSPCSLAYSSASAGYLSGTQ, from the exons ATGCCTGTATATCCATggcccctcctcctcctctcctcCTTCTTCCTAGTCTTCCTCTCTGTTTCTCCTCTGGCTTTGGCCCTCAACCCACAAGGCCAAGCTCTGTTTTCATGGAAGCAGAGCATCAATGGCTCCACTGAGGCCTTGAGGAACTGGAACCCAAGTGATCAACATCCATGTGGGTGGTTTGGTGTCACCTGCAACCTCAACAACCAAGTTGtggaattgaatttgaagtaCCTTGATTTGCTGGGCAAGCTCCCTTCCAATTTCACCTCATTGTCAACCATTAGCAAGCttactctctcaggcacaaaCCTCACTGGTTCAATACCAAAGCAAATTTCAACTCTCCAAGAGCTTACTCTCTTGGACCTGAGCGACAATGCATTGAGCGGAGAAATCCCAGTTGAGATCTGCTCACTGCCAAAGCTTGAACAGCTCTACCTCAGCACGAACCGATTAGAGGGCTCAATCCCAATCGAAATCGGCAACCTCACAAGCTTGAAATGGCTGGTCCTGTTCGACAATCAGCTCAGCGGGAGCCTCCCCAGCTCCACAGGCAACCTGCACAATCTTCAAGTGATCAGAGCTGGTGGGAACAAGAACTTAGAAGGCCCTCTGCCTCACGAGATTGGAAACTGCAACAATTTGGTCATGCTGGGATTAGCAGAAACAAGTATATCAGGCTCCCTCCCTTCAACCCTTGGCCTCTTAAAAAAACTCCAAACACTCGCAATCTACACAGCCTTGCTCTCGGGGCCGATCCCCCCTGAACTCGGAGACTGCTCCGAGCTCCGGGATATCTATTTGTATGAGAACTCGATAACGGGATCGGTCCCGAGCCAATTGGGCAACATAAACAACCTTCAAAACCTTCTCCTGTGGCAGAACAACTTGGTTGGGGTCCTACCTCCAGAGCTCGGAAACTGCCTCCAGCTGCAAGTCATCGACATCTCCATGAACTCATTGACTGGAAGCATACCGCAGTCTTTCGGAAACTTGACTTCGCTTCAAGAACTCCAGCTGAGCGTGAATCAAATATCGGGCGAGATTCCGGCACAACTCGGAAACTGCCGAAAACTTACTCACATCGAGCTCGATAACAATCAGATCACCGGTTCGATCCCGGCCGAGTTCGGGAACTTATCCAATCTCACTCTGCTCTTCTTGTGGCAAAACAAGCTTGAAGGAACCGTTCCGTCGTCGATTTCCAACTGTCTAAATCTAGAGGCCGTTGATTTGTCGCAGAACGGTTTGAATGGTCCGGTTCCCGGAGGGCTCTTCAATCTCCAAAAGCTCACGAAGCTTCTGCTCCTATCGAACAACTTCTCTGGCGAAATACCGCCAGAGATTGGAAACTGCTCGTCGTTGATTCGATTTCGAGCTAGCGGCAACAAGCTCACAGGAGCTATCCCTCCGCAAATCGGGAAGTTGAAGAACTTGAATTTCTTGGATCTTGGATCGAATCGGCTCACCCGAACTATACCGGAGGAGATCTCCAGCTGCCGGAATCTGACATTTCTCGACCTGCATTCCAATTCGATTGGGGGAAATTTGCCCGGAAGTTTTGATCAGCTCGTGTCTCTCCAATTCGTTGATTTCTCGGATAATTTGATCGAGGGGACGTTGAGTGCGGGACTCGGATCGCTGAGTTCACTCACCAAGCTCGTTTTGGGGAAGAACCAGTTTACAGGTGCGATTCCGAGTGAACTCGGTTTGTGCCCGAAGCTACAGTTACTGGACCTGAGCGGGAACGAGCTCACGGGGAATATTCCGGCAAGCTTAGGCAAGATTCCGGCGCTCGAAATCGCTCTGAACCTGAGCTGGAACCAACTCTCCGGCGATATACCGAAGGAGTTCGCCGACTTGGACAAGCTCGGGATTCTAGACGTCTGTCACAACCAGCTCACCGGCGACCTCCAATTTCTCGCAGCCATGCAGAATCTCGTGGTCCTCAACGTCTCGCACAACAACTTCTCGGGGCGCGTCCCGGACACGCCCTTCTTCGCGAAGCTTCCCTTGAGCGTCTTGTCAAGCAACCCCTCGCTCTGCTTCTCCGGCAACAGCCAGTGCGCGGAGAACAGCGACAATACCGGCGGTGGGTCCCGCAGGCGCAATATAGCAGCGCGCGTGGCCATGGTGGTGCTACTGTGCACCGCGTGCGCACTCCTCTTAGCGGCCTTCTACATCATCCTTGGAGCCAAGAGACGGGGCCCACCGGGTCTTTTCGGAGGATCCCACGAGCCCGACCCGGAGGACGACAGCGAGGTCGACGTGGGCCCGCCGTGGGAGGTGACGCTGTACCAGAAGCTCGAACTGTCAATTGTTGAAGTGGCGCGAAGCTTAACCCCTTGCAACGTTATAGGGCGGGGCCGATCCGGCGTCGTTTATCAAGTCCCCATCCCCTCGGGTCTTTCTCTCGCGGTAAAAAGGTTCCGTACGTCAGAGAAATACTCGGCGTCCGCATTTTCCTCGGAGATTGCCACGTTGGCAAGAATACGACACCGTAACATCGTACGGTTACTAGGTTGGGGCGCGAACCGGAGGACGAAGTTACTGTTCTACGACTATTTGGCTAACGGTAATTTGGGTTCGTTATTGCACGAGGGGTCCGCAGGATTAGTGGAGTGGGACAGCCGGTTCAGGATAGCGTTGGGCGTGGCGGAGGGATTGGCATATTTGCACCACGATTGCCAGCCGGCTATCTTGCACCGAGACGTGAAGGCCCAGAACATTTTGCTAGGGGATCGATACGAGGCCGTTTTGGCGGACTTTGGGCTCGCTAGGTTGGTTGAGGAGGACGATCAAAACGGTCCCTTTTCAGCCAATCCCCAATTTGCTGGGTCGTACGGCTACATTGCGCCTG AATATGCTTGCATGCTAAAAATTACTGCAAAAAGCGATGTCTATAGCTATGGGGTGGTGCTTTTGGAGATCATAACTGGGAAAAAGCCTGTAGACCCATCGTTCACAGATGGCCAACATGTGATTCAGTGGGTTCGAGACCACCTCAAGAGCAAGAAGGACCCAGTGGAGATTCTTGATCCTAAGCTTCAAGGCTACCCGGACACTCAGATACAAGAAATGCTCCAAGCTCTTGGAATCTCACTCCTCTGTACCAGCAACAGGGCAGAGGATCGCCCAACAATGAAGGATGTGGCAGCATTGCTAAGAGAGATTCGACACGATCAGCCCCCGACTGGAGGTGAGGCGCATAAGCCGGCGAGCAATGCCTTGAAAAATTCATCCTCTTCAGTCACACCAGCTCAATTGCTTCAACTGCAAGGCTCTTCACCTTGCTCACTTGCTTACTCATCTGCTTCAGCTGGTTATCTGTCAGGAACCCAATAA